One Nematostella vectensis chromosome 10, jaNemVect1.1, whole genome shotgun sequence genomic window, CAACACTTTTACCCTCAAAGACTGTAGCTTGCACGAGATTTAATAAATACTCGAGGACTACTGTCTCAACAATACTTTTTTACCCTCAAAGACTGTAGCTTGCACGAGATTCAATAAATAGTCGAAGACTCCTGTCTCAACAATACTTTTTTGCCCTCAATGACTGTAGCTTGCACGAGATTCAATACTGGATTTTTGGCTTAGACTAGTAGCACTGTTTCTATTGTTTTTCGTGCAAATCAGCTGATTCGTCGAGTCTTAGCAGCCTTGTCGTTTTACTTTGGTTGTGCGCGAGCTAAGGGAGCTGAGAACGACGAGGAGGACTGGAGCAGAAGGGACATGTCCTCTTAGCAAAAAAGACGCGGCGTGCGCAAAGGGATATGGGGGCTAACAAAACCTTCGTCCTTCCCAGAAAGCCCTTTCTAGCCCTTTCCAAACCCCTTGCGCGTCTCATAGCCATTTCTTTACTTTTCTTCTCCAAATTAGCGACTGGGCACGCGTAACATAATAGAGATCGAAACGAATGGAGAATAATACACTCGGGAGTTATATCCTTTAGCTAATTATTTCAAACTGAACTGAGGGCCGCAGGTGATACCTACATAGCATCCACATCCCCGAAATTTAATTCTTTCTGTTTTTAAGCTACTCACTTGCAGCTGACAGCAGGAGGGACCCTCTCGCCTCGGAAAGAAGAGCGGAACGTTGTTGTTATTGGTGACGATGGGGTTGGCACCTCAACTACAcctttatagaaaaaaaagttagagaaaaaaagcagTAGAAACgttgtaagaaaaaaaacctcaCAAGAAACAAATCTCCATAACAAGAGAACCCCCGGCCCCacccaaattaaaaaaacaaaaacaaaaaaaggtaaGAGTATAATAAGAAAAGTTTTCGAAACCTTAGTCAATCCAGAATGACGAAACTCTTCGACATCATAAGTTGTGTTTCACTGATAAATCTCATAGTTGACGCAAGGAATAAGTAGTTTGAGAACTGTGTACAATGGTGGGATTATAGAACATGTTCTGGAAACACATACGTAGTCCAGGGAGATTATTCCGAATTATTTCCGAATCTTTTTTGGTCTCAACAAAGGTCATTAGGAAAATTTCTAAAAACAGCATTCAAATTCAATAAGTGATTATCGAGTACTAAAATTCAATGCACCTTGTTTTGTGTTTATGTTCTCGTGTCTCGCTTGAGTTGTGGTGTTTCCAAATTTTTTGAAGTCTTCCCTGTATGTAGTATTTCCAGTTGGGTCAGCATCAAATCGCACTTTtcttccgccatcttggaagaCAAAGCATAGAAAATGTCACTTTTGCTGAAATCATGAGTACAGTAATGACTCTTTTTACGTACCGTTTGAGTTTTTCTTGAAGCTCTTAGCAACGGGTAGCGAGATGCCCAGACGTTTCAAGGTCGGTGGAAAGTGATCTGTGTTTCCCTTCATGTTCAACTTAATTTCCTTCCCGAAATGATAGGATAGCACTTATCTATGGGCCATACAGGCGCTAACGAACTTTGCAGATACTTAAGAAGTGCTTAGGAACAAGTTTACATGTCGCTTTCATTAATCGGGCCAAAAGACAAAGAGTTGATTATTATACGCACTCGGTATAGCGTTAAACGGCAAGTTGGTCCCATAGGAATAGTAACACCAGATCTTATTGT contains:
- the LOC5516452 gene encoding uncharacterized protein LOC5516452 encodes the protein MKGNTDHFPPTLKRLGISLPVAKSFKKNSNDGGRKVRFDADPTGNTTYREDFKKFGNTTTQARHENINTKQGVVEVPTPSSPITTTFRSSFRGERVPPAVSCKPKWEAQPPIKIGPTGYSSDFCAKPLSRRSPPPSKLGNVLHGYPSNVTFPYTRSGQTVTLWKPFPVLPPLERGIIADELLNKISRDVFTSTYREDFLKGTV